A DNA window from Fibrobacter sp. contains the following coding sequences:
- a CDS encoding multidrug effflux MFS transporter — MSSKSKFTFLMFLLGMLSAFGPFVTDLYLPALPNLAEYFRATPSASQLSLTMSMLGLSVGQLFIGPLSDKYGRKRLLVICLILFVISTMACILAPNIAVFNVCRLLQGLAASGGIVIARSVSADSYRGPVLTKFLAMVSAVNGVAPIAAPVLGGFLLNFMSWKGTFAVLLLYGFVLLFMAGKFQESLPKRRRSNKSILANFSLYVKVFRNGEFVRFFAVCTASMIVLFGYIAASPFIFQKLYGLSPMGFSFCFALIAFCTAVGCATSGKIGNDRKAIKIAGIGVFIASLAVAACLLTHAPLPLLQLSFMATTFMFGLMQPPASALALNAERKNAGTASAAMGAAGFLMGGIASPIVGMGNIAVSASIMLVTGGFLTMLFMIVAKTKMQK; from the coding sequence GTGAGTTCCAAATCAAAATTCACGTTCTTGATGTTCCTTCTAGGAATGCTTTCTGCCTTCGGGCCCTTCGTTACAGACCTCTACCTGCCGGCTCTGCCCAACTTGGCGGAATACTTCAGGGCGACACCCTCGGCATCCCAGCTGAGTTTAACCATGAGCATGCTGGGCCTGAGTGTAGGCCAGCTGTTCATCGGCCCGCTGAGCGACAAGTACGGACGCAAGCGCCTGCTGGTGATTTGTCTTATCTTGTTTGTAATTAGCACCATGGCCTGCATTCTTGCTCCCAATATTGCTGTGTTCAATGTATGTCGCTTGCTCCAGGGCTTGGCTGCTTCTGGCGGCATCGTGATTGCTCGTTCCGTTTCTGCCGATAGTTACCGCGGTCCGGTGCTGACGAAGTTCCTGGCCATGGTCAGTGCCGTGAATGGGGTAGCCCCTATTGCCGCTCCCGTGCTGGGTGGTTTTTTGCTGAATTTCATGAGCTGGAAGGGAACCTTCGCTGTCTTGCTTCTCTATGGCTTTGTTCTGCTGTTCATGGCTGGCAAGTTCCAGGAATCCTTGCCCAAGCGTCGTCGCAGCAACAAGTCTATTCTAGCAAACTTTAGCTTGTATGTAAAAGTGTTCCGCAACGGCGAATTCGTTCGATTCTTTGCCGTTTGTACCGCTTCCATGATTGTGCTGTTCGGCTACATTGCTGCGTCGCCCTTCATTTTCCAGAAACTGTACGGATTGAGTCCCATGGGCTTTAGCTTCTGCTTCGCACTGATTGCCTTTTGTACTGCCGTAGGCTGCGCAACTTCTGGCAAAATCGGAAACGACCGCAAGGCCATCAAAATCGCGGGCATAGGTGTTTTCATCGCCTCTCTTGCGGTGGCGGCTTGCCTATTGACTCACGCTCCGCTACCCTTGCTCCAACTTAGCTTTATGGCTACGACCTTCATGTTCGGTCTGATGCAGCCGCCGGCCAGCGCGTTGGCCCTGAATGCCGAACGCAAGAATGCAGGCACGGCTTCTGCAGCCATGGGTGCCGCAGGTTTTCTGATGGGTGGTATCGCAAGTCCCATTGTGGGCATGGGTAATATTGCGGTCAGCGCCTCCATCATGCTGGTTACGGGTGGCTTTCTGACCATGCTTTTCATGATTGTGGCCAAGACAAAAATGCAAAAATAA
- a CDS encoding IMP cyclohydrolase has protein sequence MAKEAKELKLKFVDPQPMRYGENSHQSAVFYRDPTCDEASLATAKQLHGKELSYNNIVDADAALEMAREFAGENAVVIVKHMNPCGLATGKTLRNAMEAAWEGDPVSAFGSVIAVTKKVDLKTAEFLKGKFVEILLAPAFEADALEFLKNKSKDIRLLEVGEIKKATKMKVYKH, from the coding sequence ATGGCTAAAGAAGCTAAAGAATTGAAGCTGAAGTTCGTTGACCCGCAGCCCATGCGCTACGGTGAAAACTCTCACCAGTCCGCTGTTTTCTACCGCGATCCCACTTGCGATGAAGCAAGCCTCGCTACTGCAAAGCAGCTCCACGGCAAGGAACTTTCCTACAACAACATCGTTGATGCCGACGCAGCTCTCGAAATGGCTCGCGAATTCGCTGGCGAAAATGCAGTTGTCATCGTGAAGCACATGAACCCCTGTGGCCTCGCTACCGGCAAGACCCTCCGCAACGCTATGGAAGCTGCATGGGAAGGTGACCCGGTGTCCGCTTTCGGTTCCGTGATCGCTGTGACCAAGAAGGTCGACCTCAAGACTGCAGAATTCCTGAAGGGCAAGTTCGTTGAAATCCTCCTCGCTCCGGCATTCGAAGCTGACGCTCTCGAATTCCTCAAGAACAAGTCTAAGGACATCCGTCTCTTGGAAGTTGGCGAAATCAAGAAGGCCACCAAGATGAAGGTCTACAAGCACG
- a CDS encoding NifU family protein, with translation MSEDVTSTLSQKVQDIAKSPKYRGAIFQIEADEKGLALVDVKVASLKVYLMIDPDCDKILETRFFTYGGPIFTALADTFCKKIQMATVDDACKITAESIEEELRDIPEVRAIPETAVEIKQMNELIAKVLEEYPEKKATAIIVREKMERIKYRTQTVEGRAEADAEWNALTKVQKIEKIEEWLHKSVRGTLQGDGGDLEILDLTEDNHLKIKFQGACAGCGSAMGGTLFYIEDELQNNVYYNLVVDPEDPLDNINQEPSVFGGAPSESET, from the coding sequence ATGAGTGAAGATGTAACAAGCACACTTTCCCAGAAGGTGCAAGATATTGCAAAGTCCCCCAAATACCGCGGGGCAATCTTCCAGATCGAAGCTGACGAAAAAGGCCTCGCACTGGTGGATGTGAAGGTTGCAAGCCTCAAGGTCTACCTGATGATCGACCCGGATTGCGACAAGATTCTCGAGACAAGATTTTTTACCTACGGCGGCCCCATCTTTACAGCTCTGGCAGACACTTTCTGCAAGAAGATTCAGATGGCAACCGTAGACGACGCCTGCAAGATTACCGCAGAATCCATCGAAGAAGAACTCCGCGACATTCCCGAAGTTCGCGCCATTCCTGAAACCGCAGTCGAAATCAAGCAGATGAACGAACTGATTGCCAAGGTCCTTGAGGAATATCCCGAGAAGAAGGCGACAGCCATTATCGTCCGCGAGAAGATGGAACGCATCAAGTACCGCACCCAGACCGTGGAAGGCCGTGCAGAAGCCGACGCCGAATGGAACGCCCTCACCAAGGTGCAGAAGATCGAAAAGATCGAGGAATGGCTCCATAAATCCGTGCGCGGCACACTGCAAGGCGACGGCGGCGACCTGGAGATCCTGGACCTGACGGAAGACAACCACCTGAAGATTAAGTTCCAGGGTGCATGCGCCGGATGCGGCAGTGCCATGGGCGGAACCTTGTTCTACATCGAAGACGAACTGCAGAACAACGTCTACTACAACCTGGTGGTGGACCCCGAGGACCCCCTGGACAACATCAACCAGGAACCGTCCGTATTCGGCGGAGCACCCAGCGAAAGCGAAACCTAA
- a CDS encoding DUF2314 domain-containing protein — protein sequence MFSFVRKILFVTIFAAACSFAELTKDNVVNVNRGNSDVFAPYIEMAKRTFPEVKKKYLAGVYQKENRQLQVQVQLSDKQGHNELPFVGVTKCQGDLFEGIITNEIRMLQGYARGDRISFKQQDIKNWVVLDEKGNEEGNYVGKAVDAYHYEKVGVFFEVVYSKGEFKLKYLYSLVGQDVNVDGILSAEVIDQAKKLLVDGFKKRIGEGTTYEENKPFYTYHVYDFINQKFVD from the coding sequence ATGTTTTCTTTTGTTCGTAAAATCTTGTTCGTTACGATTTTTGCTGCTGCATGTTCTTTTGCTGAGCTGACCAAGGATAATGTTGTAAATGTGAACCGAGGAAACAGCGACGTCTTCGCCCCATATATTGAAATGGCGAAACGCACTTTCCCTGAGGTTAAGAAAAAGTACCTGGCTGGTGTATACCAAAAAGAGAATCGACAATTGCAGGTTCAAGTTCAATTGTCCGACAAGCAGGGCCATAATGAATTGCCCTTCGTCGGTGTGACTAAATGCCAGGGCGATTTATTCGAAGGCATCATTACAAATGAAATCCGTATGTTGCAGGGGTATGCCCGTGGTGACCGCATTTCCTTCAAGCAACAAGATATTAAGAATTGGGTCGTTTTGGACGAAAAGGGAAATGAGGAAGGCAACTACGTGGGAAAGGCTGTAGACGCTTATCACTATGAAAAGGTGGGCGTTTTCTTCGAAGTCGTTTATTCCAAGGGCGAGTTTAAATTAAAGTACCTTTATTCCTTGGTTGGCCAAGACGTAAATGTGGATGGAATTCTGTCCGCCGAAGTAATTGATCAGGCTAAAAAGCTGCTCGTTGATGGTTTCAAGAAAAGAATTGGTGAAGGAACGACGTACGAGGAGAATAAGCCTTTTTACACATACCATGTCTATGACTTTATAAATCAGAAGTTTGTAGACTAG
- a CDS encoding trimeric intracellular cation channel family protein, producing the protein MLLMILDILGTFAFAISGAEKAVRYRLDWLGLIVLATVTGIGGGIMRDVMLGATPPAALTNPIYIPICIVGAFFYLVMRKRIRKIRTLILVADALGLGFFTAVGAAKASAMAAGPYSIILFAAITAAGGGLIRDLLVSEIPQVLKSDFYATAALIGGILFYALDFSNLGSTPQILITTAFTFALRLFVMRKKIQLPKTRKSDF; encoded by the coding sequence ATGCTTCTCATGATTCTTGACATTCTGGGAACTTTCGCCTTCGCTATTTCGGGGGCTGAAAAGGCTGTTCGTTACAGGTTGGACTGGCTTGGCCTTATTGTGCTTGCCACGGTTACAGGAATTGGGGGAGGTATCATGCGTGATGTGATGCTGGGGGCTACGCCGCCGGCGGCCTTGACCAATCCTATCTATATTCCCATCTGCATTGTGGGCGCGTTTTTTTATTTGGTTATGCGCAAGAGGATTCGTAAGATCCGAACCTTGATTCTTGTGGCAGATGCCTTGGGATTGGGCTTCTTTACTGCTGTTGGTGCAGCAAAGGCTAGCGCCATGGCGGCTGGACCTTATTCCATTATTTTGTTTGCAGCCATTACGGCGGCTGGTGGCGGCTTGATTCGCGACTTGTTGGTAAGCGAAATTCCACAGGTTCTCAAAAGCGACTTTTATGCGACGGCGGCTCTGATTGGTGGAATTTTGTTTTATGCACTGGATTTTTCAAACCTAGGAAGCACTCCGCAGATCTTAATAACAACTGCTTTTACGTTTGCACTACGTCTTTTTGTGATGCGCAAAAAAATCCAGCTGCCTAAGACCCGCAAAAGCGATTTCTGA
- the glgC gene encoding glucose-1-phosphate adenylyltransferase — protein sequence MSWSYSREHQKNILCMIMAGGQGSRLQPLTRDRAKPAVHFGGTYRIIDFVLNNFINSGIFKIKVLTQFKSDSLNKHISAAWNLNASLDQYVDLVPAQMRTGDEWYRGTADAIFQNINLITDERPDLVAIFGGDHIYKMDINQMIDFHLSRAALLTIAAIPVPIKEASEFGIIEVDQDNRMIGFEEKPKNPKEMPGRPGWCLASMGNYLFTSKFLVRELMNGAKNGATDFGKHIIPALYKDYPVYVYDFNTNIVRGEQASTKGYWRDVGTLDAFFEANMDLCSENPPFDLYNNYWPIRTFNWNQPPARFFAGDNEAHQGAAIDSIVSAGCIIGGGTVVKSILSPGVTIQKDAMVEESILFPNVTIGPGAKVRRAIIEKGLHIPAGFQIGYDLERDKKLFHVTESGIVVLAKDTIIKA from the coding sequence ATGAGCTGGTCTTATTCTAGAGAACATCAGAAGAATATTCTCTGCATGATTATGGCTGGTGGTCAGGGCAGCCGTCTGCAGCCCCTCACCCGCGACCGCGCAAAGCCCGCCGTTCACTTTGGCGGCACCTACCGCATTATCGACTTCGTACTGAACAACTTTATCAACTCCGGCATCTTCAAGATCAAGGTTTTGACCCAGTTCAAGTCCGACTCTTTGAACAAGCACATTTCCGCTGCCTGGAACCTTAACGCAAGCCTGGACCAGTACGTTGACCTGGTTCCCGCCCAGATGCGTACCGGCGACGAATGGTACCGCGGTACCGCCGACGCTATTTTCCAGAACATCAACTTGATTACCGACGAACGCCCGGACCTGGTGGCAATCTTCGGTGGTGACCACATCTACAAGATGGACATCAACCAGATGATCGACTTCCACCTCTCCCGCGCCGCTTTGCTCACCATCGCGGCAATCCCTGTTCCTATCAAGGAAGCTAGCGAATTCGGTATTATCGAAGTGGACCAGGACAACCGTATGATCGGCTTTGAAGAAAAGCCCAAGAATCCCAAGGAAATGCCGGGTCGTCCGGGTTGGTGCCTCGCCTCTATGGGCAACTACCTGTTCACCAGCAAGTTCCTGGTTCGTGAATTGATGAACGGTGCCAAGAACGGCGCAACCGACTTCGGCAAGCACATCATCCCGGCCCTCTACAAGGATTATCCGGTCTACGTTTACGACTTTAACACCAACATCGTCCGCGGCGAACAGGCAAGCACCAAGGGCTACTGGCGCGATGTGGGTACTCTCGACGCCTTCTTCGAAGCAAACATGGACCTTTGCTCCGAAAATCCGCCGTTCGACCTTTACAACAACTACTGGCCCATCCGCACCTTCAACTGGAACCAGCCTCCTGCACGTTTCTTCGCAGGTGATAACGAAGCCCATCAGGGTGCAGCTATCGACTCCATCGTGTCTGCAGGCTGCATCATCGGTGGCGGTACCGTGGTGAAGAGCATTCTTTCTCCGGGCGTTACCATCCAGAAGGACGCCATGGTGGAAGAATCCATCCTCTTCCCCAACGTGACCATCGGCCCGGGCGCAAAGGTCCGTAGAGCCATCATCGAAAAGGGCTTGCATATTCCTGCAGGCTTCCAGATTGGCTACGACCTTGAACGCGACAAGAAGCTGTTCCATGTGACAGAATCCGGCATAGTCGTTCTCGCCAAGGATACTATCATTAAGGCCTAG
- a CDS encoding glycosyl transferase: MATTKTKKPAAKKVSAKAAAKYGYFDDAAKEYVLTNPATPIKWCNYVGTLNFGGIVDTTGGTLVCKGDPALNRITKYIAQMPCSDFKASTVYIRVKDAKGGYSVFSPFVVPTLTKMDKWECHVGLSYMRWIAECQGVRTQVTIFVPTGSNTLLQDIQVTNISKAAKEIDIVPVYEFSHFEAEKQLTNADWVPQTMTLKAHPEKDGCLVLEQYAYMKRDFAVNYVTANGKVSSFDGDRRVFLGSNEMGSWAAPLSLGNKELSNSECDRGDNIAALMIHAGKVAAGKTFRTCTQLGQEQSLKVANKAIKKYRDLKNVDKAFAELAQFWVKYLSTIQVETPDAAFNSMVNVHNPRQCHTTKNWSRYLSLYQLGYGTSRGIGYRDSSQDLMGVMSHMPEEALELAKNLLSVQRPEGNAMHQYAPLALAEDNGNEANAGDSREKAGVKDEKGNPMYADWYGDDHLWIVLTVANYLKETGKLELLKEEIPFYVAGKKRADRPKGTVLEHLKRSLEFTHSHMGKHGLPLLGFADWNDCMNLPLGAESNFNSGLYAKALLEMMDICEALGDKKSLDMYKKWYEEIKKAFNDSSWDGKWWIRWFGKDGTAYGTNKAKYGKIYCNSQSWSVISGIAYGDRAVQGMDSLNKLLNTANGVKSSTPGYRGFDPTVGGISTYPPGAKENGGIFLHTNPWVMIAETILGRGDKAFQYYNQINPAAKNVKLDEFESEPYCYPQNILGDEHKQFGMGRNAWLSGTSSWTYQAATQFIIGVRASFKGLIINPCIPSAWGEFKVTRKFRGATYEISVKNPKHVCKGVAKMVVDGKEIDSNVAPVFTSGTHKVEVTLG; the protein is encoded by the coding sequence ATGGCTACAACAAAGACAAAGAAGCCCGCTGCAAAGAAGGTGTCCGCTAAGGCCGCCGCCAAGTACGGTTACTTCGATGACGCTGCTAAAGAATACGTTCTCACCAACCCGGCAACCCCGATCAAGTGGTGCAACTACGTTGGTACCCTGAACTTCGGTGGTATTGTTGATACTACCGGTGGTACCCTGGTTTGCAAGGGCGACCCCGCTCTGAACCGTATTACCAAGTACATCGCTCAGATGCCCTGCTCTGACTTCAAGGCAAGCACTGTTTACATCCGCGTTAAGGATGCTAAGGGCGGCTACAGCGTGTTCTCTCCGTTCGTGGTTCCGACCCTCACCAAGATGGACAAGTGGGAATGCCACGTTGGTCTGTCCTACATGCGTTGGATTGCTGAATGCCAGGGCGTTCGCACTCAGGTCACCATCTTCGTTCCGACCGGATCCAACACCCTCCTCCAGGACATCCAGGTTACCAATATCTCTAAGGCCGCTAAGGAAATTGATATTGTTCCCGTTTACGAATTCAGCCACTTCGAAGCTGAAAAGCAGCTCACCAACGCTGACTGGGTTCCCCAGACCATGACCCTCAAGGCTCATCCGGAAAAGGATGGCTGCCTGGTTCTCGAACAGTACGCTTACATGAAGCGTGACTTCGCCGTGAACTACGTTACCGCCAACGGTAAGGTTTCCTCCTTCGATGGCGACCGCCGCGTATTCCTCGGCTCCAACGAAATGGGCTCCTGGGCTGCTCCGCTGTCCCTCGGCAACAAGGAACTTTCCAACTCTGAATGCGACCGTGGCGACAACATCGCTGCTCTCATGATTCACGCTGGCAAGGTTGCTGCCGGCAAGACTTTCCGTACCTGCACTCAGCTCGGTCAGGAACAGTCTCTCAAGGTTGCTAACAAGGCTATCAAGAAGTACCGCGACCTCAAGAACGTTGACAAGGCTTTCGCAGAACTCGCTCAGTTCTGGGTCAAGTACCTCTCTACCATCCAGGTGGAAACCCCGGATGCAGCTTTCAACTCCATGGTGAACGTGCACAATCCTCGTCAGTGCCACACCACCAAGAACTGGTCTCGCTACCTGTCCCTGTACCAGCTGGGCTACGGCACCAGCCGCGGTATCGGTTACCGTGACTCCAGCCAGGACCTCATGGGCGTTATGAGCCACATGCCGGAAGAAGCTCTGGAACTCGCCAAGAACCTTCTCTCCGTACAGCGCCCCGAAGGTAACGCAATGCACCAGTACGCTCCGCTCGCTCTTGCTGAAGACAACGGCAACGAAGCTAACGCCGGTGACTCCCGTGAAAAGGCTGGCGTCAAGGACGAAAAGGGCAATCCGATGTATGCCGACTGGTACGGTGACGACCATCTGTGGATCGTTCTCACTGTTGCCAACTACCTGAAGGAAACCGGCAAGCTGGAACTCCTGAAGGAAGAAATTCCGTTCTACGTTGCTGGCAAGAAGCGCGCAGATCGCCCCAAGGGCACTGTCCTCGAACACTTGAAGCGTTCTCTCGAATTCACCCACTCTCACATGGGTAAGCATGGTCTTCCGCTCCTCGGCTTCGCTGACTGGAACGACTGCATGAACCTCCCGCTGGGTGCTGAATCCAACTTCAACTCCGGCTTGTACGCAAAGGCCCTTCTGGAAATGATGGACATCTGCGAAGCTCTCGGCGACAAGAAGTCCCTGGACATGTACAAGAAGTGGTACGAAGAAATCAAGAAGGCCTTCAACGACAGTTCTTGGGACGGCAAGTGGTGGATCCGCTGGTTCGGCAAGGACGGCACCGCTTACGGTACCAACAAGGCTAAGTACGGCAAGATCTATTGCAACAGCCAGTCTTGGTCTGTGATTTCTGGCATCGCTTACGGCGATCGCGCAGTACAGGGCATGGACAGCCTGAACAAGCTCCTGAACACTGCTAACGGTGTGAAGAGCTCTACTCCGGGTTACCGCGGCTTCGATCCGACCGTTGGTGGCATCTCCACCTATCCTCCTGGAGCAAAGGAAAACGGCGGTATCTTCCTCCACACCAACCCGTGGGTGATGATCGCTGAAACCATCCTTGGCCGTGGCGACAAGGCATTCCAGTACTACAACCAGATCAACCCCGCTGCAAAGAACGTCAAGCTGGACGAATTCGAATCCGAACCGTACTGCTATCCGCAGAACATCCTCGGTGACGAACACAAGCAGTTCGGTATGGGCCGTAATGCATGGCTCTCCGGTACCTCTTCCTGGACCTACCAGGCTGCTACCCAGTTCATCATCGGTGTTCGTGCAAGCTTCAAGGGCCTGATCATCAATCCTTGTATTCCTTCCGCATGGGGCGAATTCAAGGTGACCCGTAAGTTCCGTGGCGCTACCTACGAAATCTCCGTGAAGAACCCGAAGCACGTCTGCAAGGGCGTTGCCAAGATGGTTGTCGACGGTAAGGAAATCGATTCCAACGTCGCACCGGTGTTTACTTCTGGTACCCACAAGGTCGAAGTAACCTTGGGCTAA
- a CDS encoding PadR family transcriptional regulator, which translates to MNRYDLVLLGLILEHERSGYDIITEVRERELDRWANLSTSTVYNRLTTLEKNECIVGRTERDGNRPERVVFNITDKGREVLKKEVLKHLTGFNDDPRTLGFAFLFGADNKELIRTLEAHERRLVQEIENLEKMIAEEPRPTLYPEGPFLNCMSRDHILVELKYVRAAIGILRDPVRNKKLDGYFYINFGNRPFENFKQAAEGEGSTEK; encoded by the coding sequence ATGAATCGTTACGACTTGGTTTTGTTGGGTCTTATCCTTGAACACGAACGCAGCGGCTATGATATTATCACCGAAGTTCGTGAACGCGAATTGGACCGCTGGGCAAACCTGAGCACTTCCACCGTTTACAACCGTCTCACCACCCTCGAAAAGAACGAATGCATCGTGGGTCGTACCGAACGCGACGGTAACCGTCCGGAACGTGTTGTCTTCAATATTACAGACAAAGGTAGGGAAGTCCTCAAGAAGGAAGTCCTCAAGCACTTGACCGGCTTCAACGACGATCCTCGTACCCTCGGCTTCGCTTTCCTTTTCGGCGCAGACAACAAGGAACTTATCCGCACCCTGGAAGCCCATGAACGCCGCCTCGTCCAGGAAATTGAAAATCTCGAAAAGATGATTGCAGAAGAACCGCGCCCCACCTTGTATCCGGAAGGACCGTTCCTCAACTGCATGTCCCGTGACCACATTCTCGTGGAACTTAAGTATGTCCGTGCCGCTATCGGTATTCTGCGTGACCCGGTCCGCAACAAGAAGCTGGACGGCTACTTCTACATCAACTTCGGTAACCGCCCCTTCGAAAACTTCAAGCAGGCTGCTGAAGGCGAGGGTTCCACAGAAAAGTAA
- a CDS encoding phosphoenolpyruvate carboxykinase (GTP) — translation MSLTLNDIKHPKIKAWVEEVIAMCEPDNVVVTDGSVEEYNTLMQKCVDAGLATKLAKKENCYLFRSLPSDVARVESRTFISSVKEEDAGPTNHWIDPVELKKTMSGLYKGCMHGRTMYVIPFCMGPLGSAISKNGIEITDSEYVVLNMDIMTRAGKKVLDIFNADPNADFVPCLHSVGKPLNNGETDGGIWPCADVEFKYISQFPEEHLVWSYGSGYGGNALLGKKCFALRIATVLARDEGWLAEHMLILKLTNPEGKVKYVTGAFPSACGKTNLAMLIPTIPGWKVETIGDDIAWMKFGADGRLYAINPEAGFFGVAPGTSAESNKNALISAEKNTIYTNCALTEDGDVWWEGIGYPATGKLVDWKGQTRDALPKDKAPKGEEMAHPNARFTAPAYQCPCIAAEWEDPAGVPISAILFGGRRPSTIPLVHQSLSWNHGVFLGSIVGSEITAASTINAAEVGKIRRDPFAILPFCGYNMGDYFKHWIEIGKKSTEDKLPKIFYVNWFRKDADNAELPGGFMWPGYGDNSRVLAWIFDRCDGKDNAKETPIGLMPADGALNTEGLAECYKKTLPAITSVDVEGWKKELADVKENHYPKFGAHLPKELSDIIDMIQKRLENA, via the coding sequence ATGTCTCTTACTCTTAACGACATCAAGCACCCGAAGATCAAGGCTTGGGTTGAAGAAGTTATCGCTATGTGCGAACCGGATAACGTTGTTGTTACCGACGGTTCCGTAGAAGAATACAACACTCTTATGCAGAAGTGCGTAGACGCAGGTCTCGCTACTAAGCTCGCTAAGAAGGAAAACTGCTACCTGTTCCGTTCTCTCCCGTCTGACGTGGCTCGCGTTGAATCCCGTACCTTCATCTCCTCCGTTAAGGAAGAAGACGCAGGTCCGACCAACCACTGGATTGACCCGGTTGAACTGAAGAAGACCATGTCCGGTCTCTACAAGGGTTGTATGCACGGCCGTACCATGTACGTGATCCCGTTCTGCATGGGCCCTCTCGGTTCCGCAATCTCCAAGAACGGTATCGAAATCACTGACTCCGAATACGTCGTTCTCAACATGGACATCATGACCCGCGCTGGCAAGAAGGTTCTCGACATCTTCAACGCAGACCCGAACGCTGACTTCGTTCCTTGCCTCCACTCTGTTGGTAAGCCGCTCAACAACGGCGAAACCGACGGCGGCATCTGGCCCTGCGCTGACGTTGAATTCAAGTACATCTCCCAGTTCCCGGAAGAACACCTCGTGTGGTCCTACGGTTCCGGCTACGGTGGAAACGCTCTCCTCGGTAAGAAGTGCTTCGCTCTCCGTATCGCTACCGTTCTCGCTCGCGACGAAGGCTGGCTGGCTGAACACATGCTCATCCTCAAGCTCACCAACCCGGAAGGCAAGGTCAAGTATGTAACTGGCGCATTCCCGTCTGCTTGCGGTAAGACCAACCTCGCTATGCTCATCCCGACTATCCCGGGCTGGAAGGTCGAAACCATCGGTGACGATATTGCATGGATGAAGTTTGGTGCTGATGGCCGTCTCTACGCTATCAACCCTGAAGCAGGTTTCTTCGGCGTTGCTCCGGGCACCTCCGCAGAATCCAACAAGAACGCTCTTATCTCTGCTGAAAAGAACACCATCTACACCAACTGCGCTCTCACTGAAGATGGCGACGTATGGTGGGAAGGCATTGGCTATCCTGCAACTGGCAAGCTGGTTGACTGGAAGGGCCAGACCCGTGACGCTCTCCCCAAGGACAAGGCTCCTAAGGGCGAAGAAATGGCTCACCCCAATGCTCGCTTCACTGCTCCGGCATATCAGTGCCCCTGCATCGCTGCTGAATGGGAAGATCCTGCAGGCGTTCCTATCTCCGCAATCCTCTTCGGTGGCCGTCGTCCGTCCACCATTCCTCTGGTTCACCAGTCCCTGAGCTGGAACCACGGCGTGTTCCTCGGCTCCATCGTTGGTTCCGAAATCACCGCTGCTTCCACCATTAACGCTGCTGAAGTCGGTAAGATCCGTCGCGACCCGTTCGCAATCCTCCCGTTCTGCGGCTACAACATGGGTGACTACTTCAAGCACTGGATCGAAATCGGTAAGAAGTCTACCGAAGACAAGCTCCCGAAGATCTTCTACGTCAACTGGTTCCGTAAGGACGCTGACAATGCAGAACTTCCGGGTGGCTTCATGTGGCCGGGTTACGGCGACAACAGCCGTGTCCTCGCTTGGATCTTCGACCGTTGCGACGGCAAGGACAATGCTAAGGAAACCCCGATTGGTCTGATGCCGGCAGACGGCGCCCTCAACACTGAAGGCCTCGCTGAATGCTACAAGAAGACTCTCCCCGCAATCACCTCCGTTGATGTTGAAGGCTGGAAGAAGGAACTCGCTGACGTTAAGGAAAATCACTATCCGAAGTTCGGCGCTCACCTTCCGAAGGAACTCTCTGACATCATCGACATGATTCAGAAGCGCCTCGAAAACGCTTAA